The following is a genomic window from Benincasa hispida cultivar B227 chromosome 7, ASM972705v1, whole genome shotgun sequence.
GTCAGGAACATATAACTATAATCAAATTGTTTAGTACCGTGGGGATTGTAACTATGACAAATTCCGTAGATTCTTTGTCACGAAAAAGCTCACGAACTTTTACCattctctctcttaatctctcTAATTTGTCAGCCTGCATGAAACAAACGTTATTATTGGAGTCACAACATCAGGTTGGTATTAACTCCATGACAGTTAGCTTACTGCATCCTGCCGCTTTTCTTCTTGTCCAAATACAGATTTAATGGCTGAGGTTGCTGAAGCTATTTTTTGCCTAAGCTGAAACATAAAGTGTGAAGAGAAAATTAAATGTCCAGATAATAGGTATAAAGAAGACCTAgattaaacataaaaataaaaataataaaaataaaaactttagaAAAGGTACAAAAGAAGAGATGCACTCCTAGTAGGGAACAGGAAGAATCTAATGCGCAGTCTATAGATTGTTAAAGTTCCCTTTATTGTTCATACAACGTAAGCTATCACATTTGCACTGAATTTAGGCATTGCAAAGGAAACAGCAACAGAGTATATATAAACAATAGATGCAGGACAAGCAGGAATGAGAACGAGATAAATAGAGagacaaaaagaagaaagaaaattggaggATAACTGAATAAGAGAAGCTTACTATTGGATTTGAGAGACCTCAATTGTTCATAATCAATCTCCAAAAACCGTAtcaaatgaggaaataaattaagatcatacaaaatatatttctaGCAAGTTCCAAAGTTTCAAGTACCACAATTCTGAAACAATGGTGATCCTTTGTATTCTGTCACAAACATTACGCCTCAGTGAAAAATTTAGACTTTCCATACATTTCTAGCAAGATCTCATATCGCAGTATGAGATCAATAAAAGATGCAGATCAAGGGAAAGGTAATCGATCAAATAGGACTTCTTCAAAGTTCAAAGCTGAGCAAAATACTAAATTAAGCAAACATTCATGGTGACGAAAGGTTGTGAAAAAAGATAGAACAAAAATACTAGACAGGAACAGAAACAATATATGTAGTGAGTGATGCCTCAAGTTCAGAGATCTAATCAGAAAATCCAGCTGGCATTCGTATTAGTAACAACAATCAATTACAGATTGGATTTGAATCCATAATCAAGTCGACTTAATAATTAACCATACCTTCAATATCTTGCCTATGGAAGCATCTAAGAAGTCTGGCAGGGATAGAAGCCTCAAGGTATGACCCTGGTATCAGAGAACAGAACGTTAAATGAATGTCTACATGATTAATTTGGGACATGCTGGATAGCTTACCGTAGGTGCCGTGTCAAAAACTATGCGAGTAAACATGTTATATTCTGGAGACTCAAGAAATTGAATGACCTGGAAATAACTAGAATTAAAACCATGAGGAACCCCAAATAGATGTCAAGCACAAACAGAAAGCAGATCAAGCAATGATTTAACATGTACCTTCGCAATGGCTATAGCTTCATCCAAACCAGGAGGTGGTGTGTCCAGCAACTCTCCGAGTTTCAACTCTCCTAACTTTGTCACTCAAAGTTAAGCAACCAGTCAAATAATTACACTAAGACAAAGGGTTGTCAGTTGTGCATCATTATATTCCTACCTTCATgagttaataaaaaattgagagcAAATCAAAGTGACAAAGATCCATTTATTTCAGACTTCTATGGAAGTTTAGCCTCTATGTAATCTTAAATATTGCATATTCCTCCAAGCACCAATAACTTGGAACTTGCAAATGTTTGCAGTTTGGGAAAGCACGTGCAATAACAGTGCATACATGAAATATAGCGTTTAACATCTGAGCACAATAATGTCATGTAGTAAATATTGTGATTCAGGGGTGGATTCATAGTGTAACACTTGACATATTTCTATACTAAATACAATTTTCCAAATAATACATTTTACCTGGTCTACAAGCATTCCGAGGCCCATGCCATCCATGAAATCTTTTACGCCAGTTCCACCATTTTTTTGAGCTGTACTGCGGAATTCCTCCCTAGCCTTTTCAGGGTTTATCTGTCAACATGATACACATTTGACCAACTGGATTCATAAGAGTAACACCACAGCGAGATGAAAGTAAATTACTCCTAGTATTTACTCCCATATCTACACTTCCATATGGACAATATGTGATAGGGACATCTCAAAGGACATTAGACATTGATTCAGAAAGAGCTTCTGAATTACCTCAAGGGCAAACAATGGAGAGTCAGGACCTTCAACTGGTACCAGTGTACCGCCAGTCAAATCCTAAAACCAACAGCTCATTTTTTCACCTTTTGAAGTTCCACTTAAAGTTCACAGCACaactgaaagaaaaagaaatgcatCATACCTGAGCAAATGAATCACTTAACGAATGTGCTGGATCAGTAGAAACAACAAGCGTGGGGTGGCCACTATTTGCGAACTTCACAGCTAGAGCGGCAGCAGAACTTGTCTTCCCAACACCTCCTTTCCCACCTAACAAGTAATATTTCCGTTCTGTTCCAGAGATCATGCTCTCAAACCCTGCAATACCTTCTGCAGGGGTAGCCACTGATCTCACTGCTTTATAGACAAAATAAGAAGTTATTCACTTTCAAAAATCCACATTGAACTTCACAATTTGGTTACATATCTAATTCCTCCAGAAATGAAAAATGCCCTAAAACTGATTATCTACAATGAGAATATCTACAATCAAATTTCCGCAGTCCAACTGAAAGAGAGAAGGGAACAACATCAATCTGACAGGGattgagaagaaagaaaatccGATAACTAGCTCAAATTAATCATGATTACTTGACGGTGGCCCATAAGTCGGGCTTCCTTCCCGAGTAACCCTACTTACAGGTCgttgtaaattaattttatcaagaATGAGCGGAAACGACAGAGAACAAGTTCACAccacaaataaaatattattcttAGAGGAACAACTTGGGAACTCTGTTCAATTTCCATCTTTGAAAAAACAATCATAATAACAATTAGTAAAAGCGATTCATAGAAAGAACAAGACACCTCCATTCAATACCGTTCTCCTCCCTCCCACTCCAATAATTTCGCATAGCAAATTATGTTCACCAACTATATTGAATCAAAATCCGCTCATTACAGACGATAATTTTGAGCGCAAGTAGTAATTACGAAATTTTCAGACGAATTCCAAGCAGCTAACAAAGAAAACTGGATATGTAATCAAACAGAAGAAGAGAATAGAGTGGCGGTGAAATCACCTTGGAAACGTTTTCTGGACGGTTTTGTTGAAGTTGAAAGAGAAATGAAGCGGAAGGTTTTGGCGAGGAAGGGTTGAGGCAAGATTTTGGGATGGTGAGAGAGGAAAGCTGCCATTGCCATGGAATTTCTTGCAGTTAAACTGCGAATACTTGGAGAGAAAGTAGAAGGAAGACACAAGCTCCCCATGGCTATGGCTTCTCTAGTGAATGAAAGTAGTTTTCGAGTTTCAGCTGCACCAGGTTTCAATTCAATTGCTTGATCCGGATCTTGACCCGTATGTCGGGTCAAACCCACGAACCTGAGCCGGGTCTCCTCTAGAcaaatttattatt
Proteins encoded in this region:
- the LOC120081907 gene encoding ATPase GET3B-like, with amino-acid sequence MGSLCLPSTFSPSIRSLTARNSMAMAAFLSHHPKILPQPFLAKTFRFISLSTSTKPSRKRFQVRSVATPAEGIAGFESMISGTERKYYLLGGKGGVGKTSSAAALAVKFANSGHPTLVVSTDPAHSLSDSFAQDLTGGTLVPVEGPDSPLFALEINPEKAREEFRSTAQKNGGTGVKDFMDGMGLGMLVDQLGELKLGELLDTPPPGLDEAIAIAKVIQFLESPEYNMFTRIVFDTAPTGHTLRLLSLPDFLDASIGKILKLRQKIASATSAIKSVFGQEEKRQDAADKLERLRERMVKVRELFRDKESTEFVIVTIPTVMAVNESSRLHASLKKESVPVKRLIVNQILPPSASDCKFCAMKRKDQLRALDLIRNDPELSSLLVIEAPLVDVEIRGVPALKFLGDIIWK